GAAAGATGGAACTCACGTTCCAATGCAGGTAGGTCCTCTTGCTCAAATCCTCGTTAGCTACGCTCTTGGACATAAACTTACTAGGAAGTACGTCGATAGTGCACTGGAGCAGCTTAAGAGCGTTCTTTCCTTACTTGGAGAGAGCTCCGACGGAGTCGATATTAATGCTCTCCAGTCAACTCCTGGAAGGCACCTTGCAAGGGCTCTCAGGGCTCAGGTTCTCTCAGACCTTGCGCTAAAACAGTGGGAGCAACTTGTTGACAATGTTGGCCGTGGAGACCTTGAGATATACAACCCACCAAGCTACCCTGCTGGAGAAGTTAAGGGAGTTGGTTTCCACGAAGCACCAAGGGGAACGCTATCCCACTGGGTAGTAATCGAAAATGGAAAAATCAAAAACTACCAAGCCGTTGTTCCGTCAACATGGAACTCCTCACCTATGGACGACAAGGGACAACACGGTCCCTACGAGGCTTCACTTATTGGTAACCCAATTGCAGAGCCTGAAAAACCACTTGAAGTACTAAGGACGGTTCACTCCTTTGACCCGTGTATCGCCTGTGCCGTTCACATGGTCGACCCAGAGGATGGAAGCGAAATAACAAAGGTTAAGGTTCTTTAAGGGAGGGAATATCCCCTCCCACTTTAAGCCTATAAGGAGGGCAAGATGGCTACTTATGAAAAGAAATATGTCTGGGGGATACTTTTGAGACTCTTCCACTGGACATTTGCTCCTTCAATATTTACTCTGATAGTAACAGGACTTTACATACACTGGCCTTGGACGAACACATGGCTTGAAGGAAGCCACCAGTTTACAATGGCAGTTATGAGGTGGATTCACTTTATGGCTGGTATGCTCTTTACGTGTGCAGTAATTGCAAGGCTATACCTTTGGTTCTGTGGAAACAAGTATGAACGTGTCTGGGACTTCCTTCCTATAAATGGAAGAAATATTAAAAATCTCTTTTCAACTCTCCTCTACTACGCATATTTAACTGACCACCATGAAGAAAGACTGGGACATAATGCTTTAGCTGGAACAGCTTATTTCTTTACTATCATCTTAGCCGTAATACAGTTTATTACAGGATTATACCTACTATATCCCGAAAATAACTTCTTTGTTTCTCTAGGAGCTTCCCTCTTTGGGACTCAGCAGGAGGCAAGATTCATTCATTACATTCTCAACTGGTACTTTGCTTGGTTTGCGATGGTTCACATCTACATTGTTATTTGGAATGACATTAAACATCCTGAAGGTCTTATTTC
The Balnearium lithotrophicum DNA segment above includes these coding regions:
- the cybH gene encoding Ni/Fe-hydrogenase, b-type cytochrome subunit, whose amino-acid sequence is MATYEKKYVWGILLRLFHWTFAPSIFTLIVTGLYIHWPWTNTWLEGSHQFTMAVMRWIHFMAGMLFTCAVIARLYLWFCGNKYERVWDFLPINGRNIKNLFSTLLYYAYLTDHHEERLGHNALAGTAYFFTIILAVIQFITGLYLLYPENNFFVSLGASLFGTQQEARFIHYILNWYFAWFAMVHIYIVIWNDIKHPEGLISSIFDGFKFARKEQ